A part of Desulfofundulus salinus genomic DNA contains:
- a CDS encoding flagellin, with protein MIINHNIAALNTYRQLSANNVLANKSLEKLSSGLRIVRAGDDAAGLAISEKMRAQIRGLNMAAKNAQDGISLIQTAEGALNETHAILQRMRELAVQSASDTNIASDRAEIQKEVDQLAQELSRIGNTTEFNTQKLLNGTFKGIFHIGANENQNISLDIADMRSAALGVLGDVYYQDTGTVAKATTGSLIQDGTYTVSYDNVSGKYLLKTASGTVVAESNDGTSYTGKVSGDSITFNDPVTSGQVVISGTSATGMAKVDNSGLDAGVYTYDGTNKVLKNALGEIVATEDSTTAGKFLALDGTTVLFTISGTLANGDTITVGGIDVSSQTAANTAIVAIQKAIDLVSAERSKLGAYQNRLEHTINNLGTASENLSAAESRIRDIDMAKEMMEYTKLSILQQAATAMLSQANQQPQMVLQLLR; from the coding sequence ATGATCATCAATCACAACATTGCGGCGCTGAACACGTACAGGCAGCTTTCGGCAAACAATGTTCTGGCCAACAAGTCGCTGGAGAAGCTCTCCTCGGGCCTGCGTATCGTGCGTGCCGGAGACGACGCGGCGGGCCTGGCCATCAGCGAGAAAATGCGGGCGCAGATTCGGGGCCTGAACATGGCCGCCAAGAATGCTCAAGACGGTATTTCCCTCATCCAAACTGCCGAAGGTGCATTGAACGAGACACACGCCATTCTGCAGCGGATGCGCGAACTGGCCGTCCAATCCGCCAGCGATACGAATATCGCATCTGACCGGGCGGAGATCCAAAAAGAAGTCGATCAACTGGCGCAAGAACTTTCCCGTATAGGCAACACCACCGAATTCAACACGCAGAAGCTCCTTAACGGCACGTTCAAAGGCATCTTCCATATCGGTGCTAATGAAAACCAAAACATTAGTTTGGACATTGCTGACATGCGCAGCGCGGCCTTGGGTGTATTGGGCGATGTGTATTACCAGGATACGGGAACAGTGGCTAAAGCTACCACTGGTTCGCTTATTCAAGACGGCACTTACACCGTTTCCTACGATAACGTGAGCGGGAAGTACTTGCTGAAGACGGCATCAGGTACAGTCGTTGCAGAGAGCAACGATGGTACAAGTTACACTGGCAAAGTCTCTGGAGATTCGATTACCTTTAACGATCCGGTTACAAGTGGCCAGGTGGTAATCAGTGGTACATCGGCAACCGGCATGGCCAAAGTTGACAACAGCGGCCTCGACGCGGGTGTTTACACGTATGATGGAACAAATAAGGTATTGAAGAATGCGTTGGGTGAAATTGTTGCAACGGAGGATAGTACTACAGCTGGAAAGTTTCTGGCTCTCGATGGTACTACTGTGCTTTTTACCATTAGTGGTACACTGGCAAACGGCGATACTATCACCGTCGGCGGCATTGATGTATCCTCGCAGACAGCTGCCAACACTGCGATTGTGGCCATCCAGAAGGCAATAGACCTAGTCTCTGCCGAACGCTCCAAGCTGGGCGCCTACCAGAACCGACTTGAGCACACGATCAACAACCTGGGCACTGCTTCCGAAAACCTTTCCGCCGCCGAGTCCCGCATCCGCGACATTGACATGGCCAAGGAAATGATGGAATACACCAAGCTGAGCATCCTGCAGCAGGCCGCCACGGCTATGCTCAGTCAAGCCAACCAGCAGCCTCAGATGGTGCTGCAGTTGCTGCGGTAA
- a CDS encoding GNAT family N-acetyltransferase, whose amino-acid sequence METENREIIGYGWLSNSERQGEAEVSVAVSVTGRGYGTRILHNLDKEAKKLGYTCIAATVRPENPCARDVITWLFKNGYKADCFPEGSQEVVFEAGKKIPISMVKSI is encoded by the coding sequence TTGGAGACAGAAAACAGGGAAATTATTGGCTATGGTTGGCTTAGTAATTCTGAACGACAGGGCGAGGCTGAAGTTTCAGTTGCAGTTAGCGTAACAGGTAGAGGTTACGGCACCAGGATTCTCCATAACCTCGACAAAGAAGCCAAGAAGCTTGGGTATACTTGTATTGCTGCAACTGTGAGGCCAGAGAATCCTTGTGCCAGGGATGTTATTACCTGGCTTTTTAAAAATGGGTATAAGGCGGACTGTTTCCCTGAGGGAAGCCAGGAAGTGGTATTTGAAGCGGGAAAAAAGATTCCAATTTCTATGGTAAAATCGATATAA